A portion of the Dethiosulfovibrio faecalis genome contains these proteins:
- a CDS encoding endonuclease/exonuclease/phosphatase family protein, with protein MRLILYNVRYGTGTGLSYHVPAPFSGNFRRSTVRFKRITDYLMNLSPDIIGLVEVDGGSYRHEGNCQAETAASSMGGHHRFAVKYGEGISRIPVLRSQGNAIVSRLAPIKTDCHDLGRGMKRNALEVVYSDFSLVLVHLSLGSRSRRHQIRTLRDLCSSREKPLILAGDYNTLSGPEELAPLRETGMTSVNELGLPTYPCRKPRKELDFVLISEEISAKGFSIPDVRFSDHLPLICDLEISH; from the coding sequence ATGAGACTGATACTTTACAACGTGAGATACGGCACCGGGACGGGACTCTCCTACCACGTGCCGGCGCCTTTTTCCGGCAACTTCCGAAGATCGACAGTACGGTTCAAACGAATAACCGATTATCTTATGAACCTTTCTCCGGATATAATCGGACTGGTAGAGGTTGACGGGGGATCATACCGCCATGAAGGAAACTGCCAGGCTGAGACGGCCGCTTCGTCGATGGGAGGGCACCATCGTTTCGCGGTTAAATACGGCGAGGGTATCTCTCGAATACCGGTTTTAAGATCCCAGGGAAACGCGATAGTGTCCAGACTGGCCCCGATCAAAACCGACTGCCACGATCTGGGCAGAGGGATGAAGAGGAACGCCCTAGAGGTCGTCTATAGCGACTTCTCCCTGGTTCTCGTGCACCTGTCCCTGGGCAGCAGAAGCCGTCGTCACCAGATCCGGACGCTGAGAGATCTATGCTCCAGCAGGGAAAAACCTCTCATATTGGCCGGGGATTATAATACCCTATCAGGACCGGAGGAACTGGCTCCTCTCAGAGAGACGGGTATGACCAGCGTAAACGAACTCGGACTTCCCACCTATCCATGCAGAAAACCCCGAAAGGAACTGGATTTCGTGCTTATCTCCGAGGAGATATCCGCCAAGGGTTTTTCCATCCCTGACGTGCGCTTTTCCGACCACCTTCCACTTATATGCGACCTCGAAATTTCCCATTGA